From a single Anomaloglossus baeobatrachus isolate aAnoBae1 chromosome 4, aAnoBae1.hap1, whole genome shotgun sequence genomic region:
- the FBXL14 gene encoding F-box/LRR-repeat protein 14, producing MESHISCLFPELLAMIFSYLDVRDKGRAAQVCGAWRDAAYHKSVWRGTEAKLHLRRANPSLFPSLQARGIRRVQILSLRRSLSYVIQGLPDIESLNLSGCYNLTDNGLGHAFVQEICSLRALNLSLCKQVTDSSLGRIAQYLKRLEALELGGCSNITNTGLLLIAWGLHGLKSLNLRSCRHVSDVGIGHLAGMTRSAAEGCLGLEQLTLQDCQKLTDLALKHIARGLQGLRVLNLSFCGGISDAGLLHLSHMGGLRSLNLRSCDNISDTGLMHLAMGSLRLSGLDVSFCDKVGDQSLAYIAQGLYGLKSLSLCSCHISDDGINRMVRQMHSLRTLNIGQCVRITDKGLELIAEHLSQLTGIDLYGCTRITKRGLERITQLPCLKVLNLGLWQMTESEKVR from the coding sequence ATGGAGAGCCACATCTCCTGCCTGTTCCCGGAGCTGCTCGCCATGATCTTCAGCTACCTGGACGTCCGCGACAAGGGCCGCGCGGCGCAGGTGTGCGGGGCCTGGCGGGACGCGGCCTACCACAAGTCGGTGTGGCGGGGCACCGAGGCCAAGCTGCACCTCCGCCGCGCCAACCCGTCCCTGTTCCCGAGCCTGCAGGCGCGCGGCATCCGGCGGGTGCAGATCCTCAGCCTGCGCCGCTCCCTCAGCTACGTCATCCAGGGCCTGCCCGACATCGAGAGCCTGAACCTCAGCGGCTGCTACAACCTGACGGACAACGGCCTGGGCCACGCCTTCGTGCAGGAGATCTGCTCGCTGCGGGCGCTCAACCTCAGCCTGTGCAAGCAGGTGACGGACAGCAGCCTGGGCCGCATCGCGCAGTACCTGAAGCGGCTGGAGGCGCTGGAGCTGGGCGGCTGCTCCAACATCACCAACACCGGCCTGCTGCTGATCGCCTGGGGCCTGCACGGCCTGAAGAGCCTGAACCTGCGCAGCTGCAGGCACGTCTCGGACGTGGGCATCGGCCACCTGGCGGGGATGACGCGCAGCGCGGCGGAGGGCTGCCTGGGCCTGGAGCAGCTCACCCTGCAGGACTGCCAGAAGCTGACGGACCTGGCGCTGAAGCACATCGCCCGCGGGCTGCAGGGGCTGCGGGTGCTGAACCTCAGCTTCTGCGGGGGCATCTCCGACGCGGGGCTGCTGCACCTGTCCCACATGGGCGGCCTGCGGAGCCTGAACCTGCGCAGCTGCGACAACATCAGCGACACGGGCCTGATGCACCTGGCCATGGGCAGCCTGCGCCTGTCCGGCCTGGACGTGTCCTTTTGCGACAAGGTGGGCGACCAGAGCCTGGCCTACATCGCCCAGGGACTGTACGGCCTGAAGTCGCTGTCCCTGTGCTCCTGCCACATCAGCGACGACGGCATCAACCGGATGGTGCGGCAGATGCACAGCCTGCGGACCCTGAACATTGGCCAGTGCGTCCGCATCACCGACAAGGGTCTGGAGCTGATCGCTGAGCACCTGAGCCAGCTGACCGGCATCGACCTGTACGGCTGCACCCGCATCACCAAGAGGGGCCTGGAGCGCATCACGCAGCTGCCCTGCCTCAAAGTGCTCAACCTGGGGCTGTGGCAGATGACCGAGAGTGAGAAGGTCAGGTGA